A region from the Neurospora crassa OR74A linkage group V, whole genome shotgun sequence genome encodes:
- a CDS encoding Rab18/RabC-family small GTPase, variant: protein MASDDALPTLKILLIGPSGAGKSALLMRYCDDEFDPDTAAATIGIDFKIKRLAVRGKPYRLTLFDTAGQERFRTLSTSFYRGAHGVILVYDISNRASFISMERWFDEAKANTVEDVALYLVGAKLDKAARSREVTSEEGLALAEQHGASFCEASSKTSENVRRPFVEIVNQIVQTPGLLTNATAKRRSGTVVVDSTTNNGYFSLPTCSC from the exons ATGGCTTCGGATGACGCCCTACCTACGCTCAAGATCCTGTTGATCGGGCCATCAGGTGCTGGAAAGTCGGCAT TACTCATGCGATATTGTGATGATGAATTCGATCCTGACACGGCCGCTGCGACAATTGGTATCGACTTCAAG ATCAAAAGACTTGCGGTCCGCGGCAAGCCATATCGGTTAACTCTGTTTGATACG GCCGGACAAGAAAGATTCCGAACCCTCTCAACCAGCTTCTACCGTGGTGCCCATGGCGTTATTCTCGTCTACGACATTTCCAACAGAGCAAGTTTCATTTCCATGGAACGATGGTTTGACGAAGCCAAAGCCAACACCGTAGAGGACGTTGCTCTGTACCTG GTCGGAGCAAAACTTGACAAAGCAGCTCGCAGCCGGGAGGTCACATCCGAGGAAGGCCTAGCACTAGCGGAACAACACGGCGCCAGCTTTTGCGAGGCAAGTTCCAAGACCAGTGAGAACGTCCGCCGCCCCTTTGTGGAAATCGTAAACCAGATCGTGCAGACGCCAGGTCTGCTCACCAACGCCACGGCAAAACGGCGATCCGGGACGGTTGTGGTTGACAGCACTACCAACAACGGCTACTTCTCCCTTCCGACTTGTTCGTGCTAG
- a CDS encoding signal recognition particle protein codes for MSDSAIAALNSLLRGTSIDDHEEALKLANSAIKAAKGNPADLTTAQHTRVVALVKLDRFDDALRAIAEGGAALDKTCVMEKAYALYKTGELEAAEQLLETTGINTRGMKHLAAQVAYRAEKFDKAAELYQEMAENVEDAMYGEENDLRINILATYSQLEMQGKGWAVSEEHKKLSRDELEVFETAYNAACGSIAQGDFAKAAFLFKRARDLCEASEDLSEEDKKAELAPIIVQQAYVATKLGNLEEAARFHEEVVLSDISDASTRAIAQSNALILKSESNPYMAQRLADTLPVVTGNDRLFEEQATIFRRNKYIIELQAQKFAGVKSKTTKILSKEAEPTISSSKCDLGALNAAAVSELQTGKTALRRILPLLETRPTDVGLLLTVIQLYIQLQNPAQALNLLEAFFKRLEAATASENNADVRFAPGLVALAIALYRQQGRHSAVRSELAKAASHWQSKQKAASSGDSLLREAGIELLRSTHPSDLSTAGEAFTHLVAAQPDDRTATAGLIASFATSDFAKVQPYLGALSPVEKLTAGVDVSALLDAGVASLPVVTHQQQQGKKRAREDDGETTGEQQKQQQQAAKKQRRKRKLPKNYDPAKQPDPERWLPLRDRSSYRPKGRKGKKRAQEATQGGYVKGDEETLELAGGAGSLKVEKANPAGSGGGGGGGGGGKKKKKGKK; via the exons atgtcaGACTCCGCCATCGCCGCCCTCAATTCCCTCCTTCGTGGGACGAGCATCGACGACCATGAGGAAGCTCTGAAGCTCGCCAATTCCGCCATCAAAGCCGCCAAGGGCAACCCGGCCGACCTGACCACCGCCCAGCACACCCGCGTTGTTGCGCTCGTCAAACTCGATCGCTTCGACGATGCTCTCCGTGCCATTGCCGAAGGAGGCGCCGCCCTCGACAAGACCTGCGTCATGGAGAAGGCGTATGCGCTCTACAAGACCGGCGAGCTTGAGGCTGCCGAGCAGTTGCTGGAGACCACCGGAATCAACACCCGCGGTATGAAGCACCTTGCCGCCCAGGTCGCCTACCGTGCCGAGAAGTTCGACAAGGCTGCCGAGCTGTATCAGGAAATGGCCGAGAACGTAGAGGATGCCATGTACGGCGAGGAGAACGACTTGCGCATCAATATTCTGGCCACTTACTCGCAACTAGAGATGCAGGGCAAAGGCTGGGCCGTATCGGAGGAACACAAGAAGCTCAGTAGGGATGAGCTCGAGGTCTTTGAGACGGCATACAACGCTGCTTGCGGCAGCATAGCCCAGGGCGACTTCGCCAAGGCTGCTTTTCTGTTCAAGCGTGCCAGGGATCTGTGCGAAGCTTCAGAAGATTTgagcgaggaggacaagaaggcaGAACTGGCGCCCATCATCGTACAGCAAGCCTACGTTGCTACGAAGCTTGGTAACCTGGAAGAAGCTGCGAGGTTTCATGAGGAAGTTGTACTCTCTGA TATCTCGGACGCATCAACCAGAGCCATTGCCCAAAGCAATGCGCTGATCCTCAAGTCCGAGAGCAACCCATACATGGCTCAACGGCTCGCCGACACCCTCCCAGTAGTAACCGGGAACGACCGTTTGTTCGAGGAGCAGGCTACCATTTTCCGCCGCAACAAGTACATCATTGAGCTCCAAGCGCAAAAGTTCGCTGGCGTCAAGAGCAAGACCACCAAGATCTTGTCCAAGGAGGCCGAACCCACCATTTCGTCCAGCAAGTGCGACCTAGGCGCCCTCAACGCCGCAGCTGTTTCCGAGCTTCAAACTGGCAAGACAGCTCTCCGCCGCATCCTCCCTCTGCTCGAGACCAGGCCCACCGACGTCGGTCTCCTCCTGACCGTCATCCAACTCTATATCCAACTCCAAAACCCCGCTCAGGCGCTCAACCTCCTCGAAGCCTTCTTCAAGCGCCTCGAGGCCGCCACAGCATCCGAAAACAACGCCGATGTGCGCTTCGCCCCGGGCCTCGTCGCCCTCGCCATTGCACTCTACCGTCAACAAGGCCGTCACTCCGCCGTCCGGTCCGAACTCGCCAAGGCCGCCTCGCATTGGCAATCCAAGCAAAAAGCCGCCAGCAGCGGCGACTCTCTCCTGCGCGAAGCCGGTATCGAGCTGCTCCGCTCCACGCATCCTTCCGACTTGAGCACCGCCGGCGAGGCCTTCACGCACCTCGTAGCCGCCCAGCCCGACGACCGTACCGCTACAGCGGGTCTCATCGCCAGCTTCGCCACCAGCGACTTCGCCAAGGTGCAGCCCTACCTCGGCGCTCTCTCGCCCGTCGAGAAGCTCACAGCCGGCGTGGATGTTTCCGCCCTTCTTGATGCCGGAGTCGCCAGTCTCCCCGTTGTTacccaccaacaacaacaaggtaAGAAGCGCGCCCGCGAGGACGACGGCGAGACTACGGGCGAACAGCaaaaacaacagcagcaagccGCGAAGAAGCAGCGCAGAAAGAGGAAACTGCCCAAGAACTATGACCCCGCCAAACAGCCCGACCCGGAGCGGTGGCTGCCGTTGCGCGACCGCAGCAGCTACCGGCCCAAGGGCCGAAAGGGCAAAAAGCGGGCGCAGGAGGCGACGCAGGGCGGCTATGTTAAGGGCGATGAGGAGACGCTGGAGCTCGCCGGCGGTGCTGGATCCTTGAAAGTGGAGAAGGCGAACCCGGCTGgtagcggtggtggaggtggcggagggggtggtgggaagaagaagaagaaggggaagaaatgA
- a CDS encoding 40S ribosomal protein S1, with product MAVGKNKRLSKGKKGLKKKTQDPFARKDWYGIKAPAPFNVRDVGKTLVNRTTGLKNANDALKGRIFEVSLADLQKDEDHSFRKVKLRVDEIQGKNCLTNFHGLDFTSDKLRSLVRKWQTLIEANITVKTTDDYLLRLFAIAFTKRRPNQVKKTTYAASSQIRAIRRKMTEIIQREASSCTLTQLTSKLIPEVIGREIEKATQGIYPLQNVHIRKVKLLKQPKFDLGALMSLHGESGSDEAGQKVEREFKETVLESV from the exons ATGGCTGTTGGCAA GAACAAGAGATTgtccaagggcaagaagggtcttaagaagaagacccAGGACCCCTTCGCCCGCAAGGACTGGTACGGCATCAAG GCCCCTGCGCCTTTCAACGTCAGAGA TGTCGGCAAGACCCTGGTCAACCGCACCACCGGTCTCAAGAACGCCAACGATGCTCTGAAGGGCCGCATCTTCGAGGTCTCTCTCGCCGACCTCCAGAAGGATGAGGACCACTCCTTCCGCAAGGTCAAGCTCCGTGTCGATGAGATCCAGGGCAAGAACTGCCTGACCAACTTCCACGGTCTCGACTTCACCTCCGACAAGCTCCGCTCGCTTGTCCGCAAGTGGCAGACTCTCATTGAGGCCAACATCACCGTCAAGACCACCGACGactacctcctccgcctcttcgCCATTGCCTTCACCAAGCGCCGCCCTAACCAGGTTAAGAAGACCACCTATGCTGCCTCTTCTCAGATCCGCGCCATCCGCCGCAAGATGACCGAGATCATCCAGCGCGAGGCTTCCAGCTGCACCCTCACCCAGCTCACCTCCAAGCTCATCCCCGAGGTCATTGGCCGCGAGATTGAGAAGGCTACCCAGGGCATCTACCCCCTCCAGAAC GTCCACATCCGCAAGGTCAAGTTGCTCAAGCAGCCCAAGTTCGACCTCGGTGCTCTCATGTCTCTCCACGGCGAGTCTGGCTCCGACGAGGCTGGCCAGAAGGTCGAGCGTGAGTTCAAGGAGACCGTTCTCGAGTCCGTATAA
- a CDS encoding Rab18/RabC-family small GTPase: MRLIKCFLHIRWKRCKRHSHHALKLQRARATWLIHTRILNVCILVSDNSPVLMRYCDDEFDPDTAAATIGIDFKIKRLAVRGKPYRLTLFDTAGQERFRTLSTSFYRGAHGVILVYDISNRASFISMERWFDEAKANTVEDVALYLVGAKLDKAARSREVTSEEGLALAEQHGASFCEASSKTSENVRRPFVEIVNQIVQTPGLLTNATAKRRSGTVVVDSTTNNGYFSLPTCSC, encoded by the exons AT GAGATTGATAAAGTGCTTCCTTCACATCCGATGGAAGAGGTGCAAACGACACAGTCATCATGCTCTTAAGCTACAAAGAGCTCGTGCAACATGGCTTATACACACCCGAATATTAAACGTTTGCATACTGGTCTCTGACAATTCCCCAGTACTCATGCGATATTGTGATGATGAATTCGATCCTGACACGGCCGCTGCGACAATTGGTATCGACTTCAAG ATCAAAAGACTTGCGGTCCGCGGCAAGCCATATCGGTTAACTCTGTTTGATACG GCCGGACAAGAAAGATTCCGAACCCTCTCAACCAGCTTCTACCGTGGTGCCCATGGCGTTATTCTCGTCTACGACATTTCCAACAGAGCAAGTTTCATTTCCATGGAACGATGGTTTGACGAAGCCAAAGCCAACACCGTAGAGGACGTTGCTCTGTACCTG GTCGGAGCAAAACTTGACAAAGCAGCTCGCAGCCGGGAGGTCACATCCGAGGAAGGCCTAGCACTAGCGGAACAACACGGCGCCAGCTTTTGCGAGGCAAGTTCCAAGACCAGTGAGAACGTCCGCCGCCCCTTTGTGGAAATCGTAAACCAGATCGTGCAGACGCCAGGTCTGCTCACCAACGCCACGGCAAAACGGCGATCCGGGACGGTTGTGGTTGACAGCACTACCAACAACGGCTACTTCTCCCTTCCGACTTGTTCGTGCTAG
- a CDS encoding DUF250 domain membrane protein, variant, producing the protein MTGRLYLRAIVPIGFLFSGSLVCSNMVYLYLSVAFIQMLKAAAPVAVLLTAWVWGVEQPSQSRLINVLFIVFGVGLASFGEIAFSLTGFLFQLGGIVFEAMRLIMIQVLLKGDGQKMDPLVSLYYFAPVCASMNFVVALFTEFRSFNIADLYNTGLWCLLLNAVVAFMLNISSVCLIGRTSGLVMTLTGILKNILLVVASVMIWQTSITPLQFLGYAIALAGLVYYSLGRDQIVEITTQFWTFLRGVWENSPAYSSVSSSSSDEGNGQQQGGGLPSAVRRALLMGLGVMVVVILAAGYIYSGADPSGGGAAVGVPRPLGGGGGDASSVKPVPVAS; encoded by the exons ATGACGGGCCGTCTTTACCTGCGCGCCATCGTTCCCATCGGCTTCCTCTTCAGCGGAAGTCTCGTCTGCAGCAACATGGTCTATCTCTACCTCAGCGTCGCCTTCATCCAGATGCTCAAGGCCGCCGCGCCCGTGGCCGTCCTGCTGACCGCCTGGGTCTGGGGCGTTGAGCAGCCGTCACAGTCACGGCTGATTAACGTTTTGTTCATCGTCTTTGGCGTTGGGCTTGCCAGCTTCGGCGAGATCGCTTTCTCGCTCACCGGTTTCCTCTTTCAGCTCGGCGGGATCGTGTTCGAGGCCATGCGGCTCATCATGATTCAGGTTTTGCTCAAGGGCGATGGTCAGAAGATGGACCCGCTCGTCAGTCTGTACTACTTTGCTCCCGTCTGCGCATCGATGAACTTTGTCGTTGCGTTGTTTACCGAGTTCCGCTCTTTCAACATTGCTGATTTGTACAACACGGGTCTTTGGTGTCTTCTCCTAAACGCCGTAGTGGCGTTCATGTTGAACATCAGCAGTGTCTGTCTT ATTGGCAGAACCTCCGGCCTTGTAATGACCCTCACCGGTATCCTCAAAAACAtccttctcgtcgtcgcctCCGTCATGATCTGGCAGACCTCCATCACCCCCCTGCAGTTCCTCGGCTACGCCATCGCCCTCGCCGGGCTCGTCTACTACTCCCTCGGCCGCGACCAGATCGTCGAGATCACTACCCAGTTCTGGACCTTCCTACGGGGCGTGTGGGAAAACTCGCCGGCTTACTCGTCtgtctcttcctcgtcctcggacGAAGGAAACGGTCAACAACAAGGAGGTGGCTTGCCATCGGCGGTCCGACGAGCCCTGTTGATGGGGCTGGGCGTGATGGTTGTCGTCATTTTGGCGGCTGGGTATATCTACAGTGGCGCTGACCCAAGTGGTGGCGGGGCTGCGGTGGGTGTACCCAGGccgcttggtggtggtggtggagacgCGAGCAGTGTTAAACCAGTTCCGGTGGCTTCGTGA
- a CDS encoding mitochondrial hydrolase — protein MMKIAFARAAAQAGASAVRVGGGCCSTTIPTISAVAGASATLVARRLFSSASAATPSSTATNTVPPVVSTVPLVYDLHSPENPTVPNKETQPIIFIHGLFGSKKNNRSISKQLARDLGRHIFAIDLRNHGESPHDPRHDYTAMSEDVAAFIRSHGLKDSTLIGHSMGAKAAMTVALTHPDLVQNIISVDNAPVDARLQSSFARYIQGLKKIEEAGVSSLSAADKILEPYEKDLVVRQFLLGNLHRPRVDPGGKPSPTLQFRNPLGIIGKSLDHMGDFPFKDPHRVRFGKPALFVRGTKSHYVPDEVIPLIGQFFPLFELVDVEGGHWVISENPEAFRQAVLKFLEPKE, from the exons ATGATGAAAATAGCCTTCGCCCGCGCGGCCGCCCAGGCCGGCGCCTCAGCAGTtagagttggaggaggatgctgCTCAACCACCATCCCAACCATCTCAGCCGTCGCTGGCGCCAGCGCCACCCTCGTGGCCCGAAGACTCTTCTCTTCCGCTTCTGCCGCTACTCCTTCGTCAACAGCAACCAACACCGTCCCTCCGGTTGTTTCCACAGTCCCGCTCGTCTATGATCTTCATTCACCGGAGAACCCTACGGTGCCGAATAAGGAGACTCAGCCCATCATTTTCATCCATGGACTTTTTGGCTCAAAGAAAAACAACAGGAGTATCAGTAA ACAACTAGCCCGTGACCTAGGTCGTCATATCTTCGCCATT GACCTCCGCAACCACGGTGAATCCCCCCACGACCCCCGCCACGATTACACCGCCATGTCCGAGGACGTAGCCGCTTTTATCCGATCCCACGGTCTCAAAGACTCTACCCTCATCGGGCACTCCATGGGCGCCAAAGCCGCCATGACTGTTGCTCTCACGCATCCGGACCTCGTGCAGAATATCATTTCCGTCGACAACGCGCCGGTAGACGCCCGCTTGCAATCGTCCTTTGCGCGGTACATCCAAGGCCTGAAAAAGATTGAAGAAGCCGGCGTCTCCTCCCTCAGCGCAGCCGACAAGATCCTCGAGCCCTACGAAAAAGATCTAGTCGTACGCCAGTTCCTTCTGGGCAACTTGCACCGGCCCCGTGTCGATCCCGGTGGAAAGCCGAGCCCGACGCTGCAGTTTAGGAATCCGTTGGGGATCATTGGCAAGAGTTTGGATCATATGGGAGATTTTCCCTTCAAGGATCCGCATAGGGTCAGGTTCGGTAAACCCGCGCTGTTTGTCAGGGGCACAAAGAGCCATTATGTGCCGGATGAGGTGATCCCGCTAATTGGGCAGTTTTTCCCGCTGTTTGAACTGGTGGATGTTGAGGGCGGGCATTGGGTTATTTCGGAGAATCCAGAGGCTTTTAGGCAGG CTGTTTTAAAGTTCCTCGAGCCTAAGGAGTAA
- a CDS encoding DUF250 domain membrane protein: MADDVETQAEKAQPVTRSIHPVFYIASWIFFSNITILFNKWLLAPHRFSYPTILTCWHLIFATIATQVLARTTTLLDGRKSVKMTGRLYLRAIVPIGFLFSGSLVCSNMVYLYLSVAFIQMLKAAAPVAVLLTAWVWGVEQPSQSRLINVLFIVFGVGLASFGEIAFSLTGFLFQLGGIVFEAMRLIMIQVLLKGDGQKMDPLVSLYYFAPVCASMNFVVALFTEFRSFNIADLYNTGLWCLLLNAVVAFMLNISSVCLIGRTSGLVMTLTGILKNILLVVASVMIWQTSITPLQFLGYAIALAGLVYYSLGRDQIVEITTQFWTFLRGVWENSPAYSSVSSSSSDEGNGQQQGGGLPSAVRRALLMGLGVMVVVILAAGYIYSGADPSGGGAAVGVPRPLGGGGGDASSVKPVPVAS, from the exons ATGGCCGATGATGTCGAAACCCAGGCTGAGAAGGCCCAGCCGGTTACGCGGTCGATTCATCCAGTCTTTTATATCGC GAGTTGGATATTCTTTTCTAATATCACCATTCTCTTCAACAAATGGTTGCTTGCTCCACACAGGTTTA gttatC CCACTATCCTAACATGTTGGCATCTCATCTTCGCGACCATCGCCACCCAAGTCCTTGCCAGGACAACCACCCTTCTCGATGGCCGCAAGAGTGTCAAGATGACGGGCCGTCTTTACCTGCGCGCCATCGTTCCCATCGGCTTCCTCTTCAGCGGAAGTCTCGTCTGCAGCAACATGGTCTATCTCTACCTCAGCGTCGCCTTCATCCAGATGCTCAAGGCCGCCGCGCCCGTGGCCGTCCTGCTGACCGCCTGGGTCTGGGGCGTTGAGCAGCCGTCACAGTCACGGCTGATTAACGTTTTGTTCATCGTCTTTGGCGTTGGGCTTGCCAGCTTCGGCGAGATCGCTTTCTCGCTCACCGGTTTCCTCTTTCAGCTCGGCGGGATCGTGTTCGAGGCCATGCGGCTCATCATGATTCAGGTTTTGCTCAAGGGCGATGGTCAGAAGATGGACCCGCTCGTCAGTCTGTACTACTTTGCTCCCGTCTGCGCATCGATGAACTTTGTCGTTGCGTTGTTTACCGAGTTCCGCTCTTTCAACATTGCTGATTTGTACAACACGGGTCTTTGGTGTCTTCTCCTAAACGCCGTAGTGGCGTTCATGTTGAACATCAGCAGTGTCTGTCTT ATTGGCAGAACCTCCGGCCTTGTAATGACCCTCACCGGTATCCTCAAAAACAtccttctcgtcgtcgcctCCGTCATGATCTGGCAGACCTCCATCACCCCCCTGCAGTTCCTCGGCTACGCCATCGCCCTCGCCGGGCTCGTCTACTACTCCCTCGGCCGCGACCAGATCGTCGAGATCACTACCCAGTTCTGGACCTTCCTACGGGGCGTGTGGGAAAACTCGCCGGCTTACTCGTCtgtctcttcctcgtcctcggacGAAGGAAACGGTCAACAACAAGGAGGTGGCTTGCCATCGGCGGTCCGACGAGCCCTGTTGATGGGGCTGGGCGTGATGGTTGTCGTCATTTTGGCGGCTGGGTATATCTACAGTGGCGCTGACCCAAGTGGTGGCGGGGCTGCGGTGGGTGTACCCAGGccgcttggtggtggtggtggagacgCGAGCAGTGTTAAACCAGTTCCGGTGGCTTCGTGA